A region from the Dinoroseobacter shibae DFL 12 = DSM 16493 genome encodes:
- a CDS encoding DNA-packaging protein: MTLSQLALKSGADWLTSEPPEVTQTFLESLSDHAIAALPHLFEFWALPHQIAPEGDWRTWVILGGRGAGKTRAGAEWVRAEVEGARPLDAGRSRRVALVGETYDQVRDVMIFGESGILACSPADRKPEWQGTRRQLVWPNGAIAKCHSANDPEALRGPQFDAAWVDELAKWPNAEETWDMLQFALRLGVNPRQVVTTTPRPSTILKQILATGSTVKTTAPTEANRAYLAASFLEEIRARYAGTRLGRQELDGVLLDDVEGALWTSAGIEANRVETVPPLDRIVVAVDPPVTGHKGSDACGIVVAGLVAQGERRGWTAYVLEDATVSASTPLQWAEAAVEAARRHEAERVVAEVNQGGDLVETVLRQLDDVLPYRAVRATRGKVVRAEPVAALYEQRRVKHVRGLGALEDQMCQMTNHGFKGSGSPDRVDALVWALTELLLDPPKDKSEPQIRAL, from the coding sequence ATGACCTTGTCGCAGCTCGCGCTGAAATCGGGCGCAGACTGGCTGACCTCAGAACCGCCAGAAGTCACCCAGACGTTTCTGGAGAGCCTGAGTGACCATGCCATCGCGGCCTTGCCGCATCTGTTCGAGTTCTGGGCCTTGCCGCATCAGATCGCCCCGGAGGGTGACTGGCGGACCTGGGTCATTCTCGGCGGCCGTGGCGCGGGCAAGACCCGGGCAGGCGCCGAGTGGGTGCGCGCCGAGGTCGAAGGCGCGCGCCCGCTGGATGCGGGACGGTCACGGCGGGTCGCCCTGGTCGGGGAGACCTATGACCAGGTGCGCGATGTGATGATCTTCGGCGAGAGCGGCATTCTGGCCTGCAGCCCGGCGGACCGGAAGCCCGAGTGGCAGGGCACCCGGCGGCAGTTGGTCTGGCCGAACGGCGCGATCGCGAAATGCCACTCGGCCAACGATCCGGAGGCCCTGCGCGGGCCGCAATTCGATGCGGCCTGGGTGGACGAGTTGGCGAAATGGCCGAATGCCGAAGAAACCTGGGACATGTTGCAATTCGCGCTGCGCCTGGGCGTCAACCCGCGGCAGGTCGTGACGACCACGCCACGGCCCTCGACGATCCTGAAACAGATCCTTGCCACCGGCTCCACGGTCAAGACGACCGCGCCGACGGAGGCGAACCGGGCCTACCTGGCCGCGAGTTTCCTGGAGGAAATCCGGGCGCGCTATGCCGGGACACGGCTGGGGCGTCAGGAACTCGATGGCGTGCTTCTGGACGATGTCGAGGGCGCGCTCTGGACCAGTGCCGGGATCGAGGCCAACAGGGTCGAGACCGTTCCGCCACTGGACCGGATCGTGGTCGCGGTCGATCCGCCGGTCACCGGGCACAAGGGGTCCGATGCTTGCGGGATCGTCGTGGCCGGGTTGGTTGCGCAAGGCGAGCGGCGCGGCTGGACGGCCTATGTGCTGGAGGATGCGACCGTCTCGGCGAGTACGCCGCTGCAATGGGCCGAGGCCGCCGTGGAGGCCGCGCGGCGCCATGAGGCGGAGCGGGTCGTGGCCGAGGTTAACCAGGGCGGCGACCTGGTGGAGACCGTGCTGCGGCAACTCGATGACGTGCTGCCCTACCGGGCGGTGCGGGCGACCCGTGGCAAGGTGGTCCGTGCGGAGCCGGTCGCGGCGCTCTATGAGCAGCGGCGGGTGAAGCATGTTCGCGGTCTCGGCGCGCTGGAAGACCAGATGTGCCAGATGACCAATCACGGGTTCAAGGGCTCGGGCAGTCCGGATCGGGTCGATGCCCTGGTCTGGGCCTTGACCGAGCTTCTGCTGGACCCGCCGAAAGACAAGAGCGAGCCTCAGATCCGCGCGCTCTGA
- a CDS encoding phage tail tape measure protein, giving the protein MSDYDELDGFDARMNELEQTLGDAAAVAGAFDAEMSRLRDSMLYTEREAASLGSSVGSGLRRAFDGLAFEGLKLSDALKTVAQSMVDAAYNTAMSPVQKAVGDTLATGVNSLMSGLFGFSHGGSFSQGRVMPFAKGGVVTSPTTFPMKGATGLMGEAGPEAIMPLARGADGRLGVRADGAGGGRPVQVVINISTPDVESFRRSRSQLAADMGRALTLGQRNR; this is encoded by the coding sequence ATGTCGGATTACGATGAGTTGGACGGGTTCGATGCCCGGATGAACGAGCTGGAGCAGACGCTGGGCGATGCGGCGGCGGTTGCCGGGGCGTTCGATGCCGAGATGAGCCGCCTGCGCGACAGCATGCTCTACACCGAGCGGGAGGCGGCCTCCCTCGGGAGCAGCGTGGGCAGCGGCTTGCGTCGCGCGTTCGACGGGTTGGCCTTCGAGGGGCTGAAACTGTCCGACGCGCTCAAGACGGTGGCGCAGTCGATGGTGGACGCGGCCTACAACACGGCGATGTCGCCGGTGCAAAAGGCGGTGGGCGACACGTTGGCGACGGGTGTCAATTCGCTGATGTCCGGTTTGTTCGGGTTTTCCCATGGGGGCAGCTTTTCGCAGGGTCGCGTGATGCCGTTTGCCAAGGGCGGGGTCGTCACCTCGCCCACGACTTTCCCGATGAAGGGGGCCACCGGGTTGATGGGCGAGGCCGGGCCGGAGGCGATCATGCCGCTGGCGCGCGGTGCCGATGGGCGGCTCGGCGTGCGGGCCGACGGGGCAGGGGGTGGGCGGCCGGTGCAGGTCGTGATCAACATCTCCACCCCCGATGTGGAGAGCTTCCGCCGGTCCCGCAGCCAGTTGGCCGCGGATATGGGGCGCGCGCTGACGCTCGGCCAGAGAAACCGCTGA
- a CDS encoding GTA head formation protein, RCAP_rcc01685 family has translation MSDPSKPRGGSRFLYEPFECRPADCVPSHKIEANERLAEQRWEALEYRLQAMNSLLERLERRLWLTILGVAGAVLAEAVQSIVSTQ, from the coding sequence ATGAGCGATCCGTCCAAGCCCAGGGGTGGATCGCGGTTTCTCTACGAGCCGTTCGAGTGTCGGCCTGCAGACTGCGTGCCGTCCCACAAGATCGAGGCCAATGAACGGCTTGCCGAGCAGCGCTGGGAGGCGCTGGAGTACCGTTTGCAGGCCATGAATTCCTTGCTGGAGCGCCTCGAGCGGCGGCTCTGGCTCACGATTCTGGGCGTTGCCGGGGCAGTCCTCGCGGAAGCGGTCCAGTCGATCGTCAGCACCCAATAG
- a CDS encoding phage portal protein, with the protein MVFNLFRQKQDIPATDRVPEVKASATSRVVAMGSSGRIAWTPRDSGSLTRNGFAGNPVGFRAVKMIAEAAAALPLAFQDAERRYEAHPLITLLARPSQAQGRAEFFEALYAQLLLTGDGFVEAVFAKPELPTELHVLRSDRVRIIPGADGWPSAYEYSVGAHKHRFMVEEGRTPICHLRTFHPQDDHYGLSPMQAAATALDVHNAATRWSKALLDNAARPSGALVYKGSEGDDTLSPEQYTRLVDEMDSYHQGARNAGRPMLLEGGLDWKPMGFSPSDMEFQKTKEAAAREIALAFGVPPMLLGIPGDATYANYQEAHRAFYRLTVLPLAQKVTASLGHWLTDLSGDAVNVAPDLDKIPALAAERDAQWARIGTASFLTDAEKRVLLGLPAEMDCS; encoded by the coding sequence ATGGTGTTCAATCTGTTCCGACAAAAACAAGACATACCGGCGACGGATCGCGTGCCCGAGGTCAAGGCGTCGGCCACGAGCCGGGTTGTGGCCATGGGCAGCTCCGGGCGGATTGCCTGGACACCGCGGGATTCGGGGTCGCTGACGCGCAACGGGTTCGCGGGCAATCCGGTGGGGTTTCGGGCGGTCAAGATGATTGCGGAGGCCGCCGCGGCGCTGCCGCTGGCGTTCCAGGATGCGGAGCGGCGCTACGAGGCGCATCCGCTGATCACGCTGCTGGCGCGGCCCAGCCAGGCGCAGGGGCGGGCGGAGTTCTTCGAGGCGCTCTATGCGCAGCTCCTGCTGACCGGCGACGGTTTCGTGGAGGCGGTGTTCGCCAAGCCCGAGCTGCCCACGGAGTTGCATGTGCTGCGCTCGGACCGGGTGCGGATCATTCCCGGCGCGGATGGCTGGCCGAGCGCCTATGAGTACTCGGTCGGGGCGCACAAGCACCGGTTCATGGTCGAGGAGGGGCGCACGCCGATCTGTCATCTGCGCACGTTCCATCCGCAGGACGACCATTACGGGCTGTCCCCGATGCAAGCGGCGGCGACGGCGCTGGATGTCCATAACGCGGCGACCCGGTGGTCAAAGGCGCTGTTGGACAATGCGGCGCGGCCGTCGGGCGCGTTGGTCTACAAGGGGTCGGAGGGCGACGATACGCTCTCGCCCGAGCAGTACACGCGGCTGGTCGACGAGATGGACAGCTACCACCAGGGTGCGCGCAATGCGGGGCGGCCCATGTTGCTGGAAGGCGGGCTCGACTGGAAACCCATGGGGTTCAGCCCCTCGGACATGGAGTTCCAGAAGACCAAGGAGGCTGCGGCGCGCGAGATCGCGCTGGCCTTCGGGGTTCCGCCGATGCTGCTGGGGATTCCCGGGGACGCGACCTATGCCAACTACCAGGAGGCGCACCGGGCGTTCTATCGCCTGACGGTGCTGCCCTTGGCGCAGAAGGTGACCGCGTCGCTGGGTCATTGGCTGACGGATCTGTCGGGGGACGCCGTGAATGTCGCGCCCGATCTGGACAAGATCCCGGCCCTTGCCGCTGAGCGCGACGCGCAATGGGCGCGGATCGGGACGGCGAGTTTTCTCACCGATGCCGAGAAGCGGGTTCTGCTCGGGCTGCCGGCGGAAATGGATTGCTCATGA
- a CDS encoding DUF2163 domain-containing protein: protein MSAGEQALNAHLASGLTTLCRCWLVRRRDGKTLGFTDHDRDLSFEGVVFAADSGLVASALQQSTGLSVDNSEAIGALSNAAISEVDIRAGRFDGAEVQIWLVNWVEPDMRKLQFRGTLGELQQVDGAFRAELRGLAEMLNQPQGRIYQRDCTALLGDRSCKLALSAAEFTAEAPILSQSDNRIFAFAPLEAYDLTWFERGRLEVVTGEAAGLQALIKNDRWYDNRREIEVWEALGQSVQPGDIVRLEAGCDKRMSTCRFKFNNVKNFQGFPFIPGDDWLVSYPTRGGQNDGGSLSS from the coding sequence ATGAGCGCGGGTGAACAGGCGCTGAATGCGCATCTTGCCAGCGGGCTGACCACATTGTGCCGGTGCTGGCTGGTGAGGCGCCGGGATGGCAAGACGCTGGGCTTTACGGACCATGACCGGGATCTGTCCTTCGAGGGCGTGGTGTTCGCAGCCGATAGCGGTCTTGTCGCCTCGGCGTTGCAGCAGTCCACGGGGTTGTCGGTCGACAATTCCGAGGCGATCGGGGCGCTGTCCAACGCGGCGATCTCGGAGGTGGACATTCGGGCTGGCCGTTTCGACGGGGCGGAGGTTCAGATCTGGCTGGTGAACTGGGTGGAGCCGGATATGCGCAAGCTGCAGTTCCGCGGCACGCTCGGGGAGCTCCAGCAGGTGGATGGGGCGTTCCGTGCGGAGTTGCGCGGGCTTGCCGAGATGCTCAACCAGCCGCAGGGGCGGATCTACCAGCGCGATTGTACCGCGTTGCTCGGGGATCGGTCGTGCAAGTTGGCGCTGTCGGCCGCGGAGTTCACGGCAGAAGCGCCGATCCTCAGCCAGAGCGACAATCGCATCTTCGCGTTCGCGCCGCTGGAGGCCTACGACCTGACCTGGTTCGAGCGCGGGCGGCTGGAGGTGGTGACCGGTGAGGCGGCTGGCCTGCAGGCGCTGATCAAGAACGACCGCTGGTACGATAATCGGCGAGAAATCGAGGTTTGGGAGGCGCTGGGTCAATCGGTCCAGCCCGGAGACATCGTGCGTCTCGAAGCGGGCTGTGACAAGCGGATGTCCACCTGCCGGTTCAAGTTCAACAACGTGAAGAATTTCCAGGGTTTCCCGTTCATTCCGGGCGATGACTGGCTTGTCAGCTACCCCACGCGGGGCGGTCAGAACGATGGCGGGAGTTTGTCCTCATGA
- a CDS encoding NlpC/P60 family protein, with the protein MSCADRVVAEARGWVGTPYVHQASARGAGADCLGLVRGVWRGVFGDEPEAVPPYTPDWSEPQRDEILWRGAARHLQQKRVEDAAVGDVLLFRMRASGVAKHLGIQSEVGPLPCFIHAYSGHGVIESPLSRPWARRIAARFAFPVGD; encoded by the coding sequence ATGAGCTGTGCAGACCGCGTGGTTGCGGAAGCTCGTGGCTGGGTAGGCACGCCTTATGTGCACCAGGCATCCGCCCGCGGGGCCGGTGCCGATTGTCTCGGGCTCGTGCGCGGGGTCTGGCGCGGGGTGTTCGGCGACGAGCCGGAAGCGGTTCCGCCTTATACCCCGGACTGGTCCGAGCCGCAGCGCGACGAGATCCTCTGGCGCGGCGCGGCGCGACACTTGCAGCAAAAGCGGGTCGAGGACGCGGCGGTAGGCGATGTTCTGCTGTTTCGGATGCGCGCGTCCGGTGTGGCCAAGCATCTCGGCATCCAGTCCGAGGTCGGGCCGCTGCCTTGCTTCATACATGCCTATTCAGGTCATGGGGTCATCGAAAGCCCTCTGTCCCGGCCCTGGGCGCGGCGGATCGCGGCGCGCTTTGCTTTCCCGGTAGGAGACTAA
- a CDS encoding DUF2460 domain-containing protein produces MQFHEVRFPANLSFGSTGGPERRTEIVTLANGFEERNTPWSQSRRRYDAGVGMRSLNDIEALIGFFEARQGQMYGFRWKDWADFKSCAPSETVAFEDQALGRGDGETRIFQLIKRYRSGAQFYARTITKPVAGTVRAGIDGVQLSEAVHFEVDTVAGQLVFTDPPENGAEVTAGFEFDVPVRFDTDRIRTSVASFQAGDIPSVPVVELRI; encoded by the coding sequence ATGCAATTCCATGAAGTGAGGTTCCCCGCGAACCTGAGTTTCGGCTCCACCGGCGGGCCGGAGCGGCGGACCGAGATCGTCACCCTGGCCAACGGGTTCGAGGAGCGCAACACGCCCTGGTCCCAGTCGCGCCGCCGCTATGACGCGGGCGTGGGGATGCGGTCGCTGAACGACATCGAGGCGCTGATCGGGTTCTTCGAGGCGCGCCAGGGCCAGATGTACGGGTTTCGCTGGAAGGACTGGGCCGACTTCAAGAGTTGTGCGCCCTCGGAAACGGTGGCGTTCGAAGATCAGGCGCTCGGCAGAGGCGATGGGGAGACCCGGATCTTTCAGTTGATCAAAAGGTATCGGTCCGGGGCACAGTTCTATGCGCGCACCATCACGAAGCCCGTCGCCGGAACGGTGCGGGCCGGGATCGACGGTGTTCAATTGTCCGAAGCTGTGCATTTCGAGGTGGATACGGTGGCTGGGCAGCTGGTCTTTACGGACCCTCCGGAGAACGGGGCGGAGGTGACGGCCGGTTTCGAGTTCGACGTGCCGGTTCGGTTCGATACGGACCGCATCCGGACGTCGGTTGCGTCCTTCCAGGCCGGGGATATCCCCTCGGTTCCCGTGGTGGAGTTGCGGATATGA
- a CDS encoding gene transfer agent family protein, translating to MANPYAGEVALTVDGQTYAMKLTLGVLAELEHELEAGSLVAVVERFEAGQYRTRDVLLLLKAGLRGGGWTGQIGDLAQADIEGGPIHAARAAATLLARAFALPETASGP from the coding sequence ATGGCGAACCCTTATGCAGGCGAGGTGGCCCTGACGGTGGATGGGCAGACCTATGCCATGAAACTGACCCTGGGTGTTCTGGCCGAGCTCGAACATGAGCTGGAGGCGGGGTCGCTGGTCGCGGTGGTCGAGCGGTTCGAGGCGGGCCAGTACCGCACGCGCGACGTTCTTCTGTTGCTCAAGGCCGGGTTGCGCGGGGGGGGCTGGACCGGCCAGATCGGCGATCTTGCCCAGGCCGATATCGAGGGCGGTCCGATCCATGCCGCGCGCGCGGCGGCCACGCTTCTGGCGCGGGCCTTTGCGCTGCCGGAGACTGCGAGCGGCCCATGA
- a CDS encoding DUF3168 domain-containing protein gives MSYALSGILQRAIYQHLVGDAVLQSLVGDAIYDAVPSGVLPTTYITLGPENAVARADRSSAATRHDFVISVHTEKDGFQAIKEVAGAISDALVDAPLSLSRGSLSTLEFLRAKARRSSNSQMRQVDLWFRARIEDD, from the coding sequence ATGAGCTATGCGCTGTCAGGTATATTGCAGAGAGCCATCTACCAGCATCTTGTCGGCGACGCCGTTCTGCAATCGCTGGTGGGTGATGCGATCTATGATGCGGTCCCGTCCGGGGTCCTGCCCACGACCTACATCACCCTGGGACCGGAAAACGCCGTCGCACGCGCGGATCGCAGCAGTGCGGCGACGCGCCATGATTTCGTGATCAGCGTGCACACGGAGAAGGACGGGTTCCAGGCGATCAAGGAGGTCGCGGGCGCCATCAGCGATGCGCTTGTCGATGCCCCCCTGAGCCTGAGCCGCGGTTCGCTCAGCACCCTCGAGTTCCTGCGCGCCAAGGCGCGCCGGTCCAGCAACAGTCAGATGCGCCAGGTGGACCTGTGGTTCCGCGCGCGCATCGAAGACGACTAA
- a CDS encoding rcc01693 family protein, which translates to MSQFDWPGLLRLGLGSLKLRPEEFWALTPVELLLLLGAEAGGDAPLGRARLEELVREFPDTTEVSENVGLR; encoded by the coding sequence ATGAGCCAGTTCGACTGGCCCGGCCTTCTGCGTCTTGGCCTGGGCTCTCTGAAACTGCGCCCAGAGGAATTCTGGGCACTCACCCCGGTGGAACTGCTGCTGTTGCTCGGTGCGGAAGCCGGTGGCGACGCGCCCCTTGGTCGGGCGCGTCTGGAAGAACTCGTCCGGGAGTTTCCGGACACGACGGAGGTCAGCGAGAATGTCGGATTACGATGA
- a CDS encoding phage major tail protein, TP901-1 family translates to MAVQKGKDLLIKLDMTGTGQFETIAGLRATRITFNTETVDVTSLESAGGWRELLGGAGVKSASLSGSGVFRDENTDERARQIFFDGEVPNFQVIIPDFGIVEGPFMITAIEYAGSQNGEASYEMTIASAGQITFNAI, encoded by the coding sequence ATGGCTGTGCAAAAAGGCAAAGACCTTCTGATCAAACTGGACATGACCGGAACGGGTCAGTTTGAAACCATCGCCGGTCTTCGGGCCACGCGGATCACCTTCAACACCGAGACGGTCGATGTGACCTCCCTCGAGAGCGCGGGCGGGTGGCGCGAGCTGCTGGGCGGTGCCGGGGTCAAGAGTGCGTCGCTCTCGGGGTCGGGCGTGTTCCGCGACGAGAATACGGACGAGCGGGCGCGGCAGATCTTCTTCGACGGGGAAGTGCCGAACTTCCAGGTGATCATCCCGGATTTCGGGATCGTGGAGGGGCCCTTCATGATTACCGCGATCGAGTATGCCGGCAGCCAGAATGGCGAGGCCAGCTATGAAATGACCATCGCTTCGGCGGGTCAGATCACCTTCAACGCGATCTGA
- a CDS encoding phage major capsid protein, with the protein MSNSDPSALLAAKTAPDAVADGVSPLAEVTAELSAFVREVTAQKAEMKSRLKQQEERLLMLDRKSTSYARPALSGAVAEAAPHQKAFDAYLRSGDDDALRGLELDGKAMSTAVSGEGGYLVDPQTSETVKNVLKSQASLRAVAQVVTVEATSYDVLVDHTEVGTGWASETGNLTETDTPQIDRISIPLHELAALPKVSQRLLDDAAFDIEAWLAERIADKFARSEAAAFVNGDGADKPKGFLTHDSVDNDVWTWGNLGYVVTGSDGDFNSVSPADAIVDLVYALGARYRANASFIMNSKTAGVVRKIKDADGRFLWSDGLAAGEPARLLGYPVLISEDMPDIGSDATAIAFGDFGAGYTIAERPDLRILRDPFSAKPHVLFYATKRVGGDVSDFAAIKLLKFAVS; encoded by the coding sequence ATGAGCAACAGCGATCCCTCTGCCTTGCTCGCAGCAAAGACGGCCCCTGACGCCGTGGCGGACGGGGTGTCTCCGCTCGCCGAAGTCACCGCAGAACTGAGTGCCTTCGTGCGCGAAGTCACGGCCCAGAAGGCCGAAATGAAATCCCGATTGAAACAACAAGAAGAGCGTCTCCTCATGCTTGACCGCAAATCTACTTCGTACGCGCGCCCCGCGCTGTCTGGTGCTGTTGCCGAAGCAGCGCCCCATCAGAAGGCGTTCGACGCCTATCTGCGTTCCGGCGATGACGACGCGCTGCGTGGTCTGGAACTGGACGGCAAGGCCATGTCCACGGCGGTGTCCGGCGAGGGCGGCTATCTCGTCGATCCGCAGACCTCCGAGACCGTGAAGAACGTCCTGAAGTCCCAGGCCTCCCTGCGGGCGGTCGCACAGGTCGTGACGGTGGAAGCCACCAGCTATGATGTGCTGGTCGATCACACCGAGGTCGGCACCGGCTGGGCGAGCGAGACCGGCAACCTGACCGAGACCGACACCCCGCAGATCGACCGGATCTCGATCCCGCTGCACGAGCTTGCTGCCCTGCCGAAGGTCAGCCAGCGACTGCTGGATGATGCGGCGTTCGACATCGAGGCATGGCTGGCTGAGCGCATCGCCGACAAGTTCGCCCGCTCGGAAGCGGCGGCCTTCGTCAACGGAGACGGCGCCGACAAGCCCAAGGGGTTCCTTACCCATGACAGCGTCGACAACGATGTGTGGACCTGGGGCAATCTCGGCTACGTGGTCACCGGCTCGGATGGTGATTTCAACAGCGTGAGCCCCGCAGATGCGATCGTGGACCTGGTTTACGCGCTGGGCGCGCGCTACCGCGCCAATGCCAGCTTCATCATGAACTCCAAGACCGCTGGTGTCGTGCGCAAGATCAAGGATGCCGATGGCCGGTTCCTGTGGTCGGACGGCCTTGCCGCGGGGGAGCCGGCGCGTCTGCTGGGCTACCCGGTGCTGATCTCCGAGGACATGCCGGATATCGGCAGCGATGCCACGGCCATCGCCTTTGGCGATTTCGGCGCCGGCTACACCATCGCGGAGCGTCCGGACCTGCGCATCCTGCGCGATCCGTTCTCGGCCAAGCCTCACGTTCTGTTCTACGCCACCAAGCGCGTGGGCGGGGATGTGAGCGATTTCGCGGCGATCAAACTGCTGAAATTCGCGGTGAGCTAA
- a CDS encoding head-tail adaptor protein encodes MTPVLSRKLILEERVQVPDGAGGFQESWEARGMLWADVRMRSGRETTRRPAVAVSMTSSRITVRAAPFGSPSRPKPDQRFREGNRTFRILAVGEADHDARFLTCFVDEEVPG; translated from the coding sequence ATGACGCCCGTGCTGAGTCGCAAGCTGATCCTGGAAGAGCGCGTGCAGGTGCCGGACGGGGCAGGTGGATTTCAGGAAAGCTGGGAGGCGCGCGGCATGCTTTGGGCGGACGTGCGTATGCGCAGTGGCCGGGAAACGACCCGTCGACCCGCCGTGGCCGTTTCCATGACGTCGTCGCGCATCACCGTACGTGCCGCGCCCTTCGGCAGTCCGAGCCGACCCAAGCCGGATCAGCGATTTCGAGAGGGCAATCGGACCTTTCGGATCCTCGCGGTCGGAGAGGCGGATCACGATGCCCGTTTCCTGACCTGCTTTGTCGATGAGGAGGTTCCGGGATGA
- a CDS encoding head-tail connector protein, whose amino-acid sequence MNLSEVTSVPLASLPLQEFRDHLRLGRGFEDDSLQDIVLETALLAAINAIEDRTGKALLQREFRLELTHWEGPCVQSLPRGPLIAVRRLAIMQMDGSMVELSEGDYSLLHDTFRPGLRAKGGFPQIPTHGSVQIDFEAGYGPQWSDVPGSLAQAVFILAAHFYEARDGQQSRGFPALVRTLISAFRDVRIFGGRRK is encoded by the coding sequence ATGAATCTAAGCGAAGTGACTTCAGTGCCTCTGGCGTCCTTGCCGCTACAAGAGTTTCGGGACCATCTGCGTCTCGGACGTGGTTTCGAAGATGACAGTCTTCAGGATATTGTTCTCGAAACGGCGCTTCTGGCGGCGATCAACGCGATCGAGGATCGGACGGGCAAGGCCCTTCTGCAAAGGGAGTTCAGGCTTGAGCTGACCCATTGGGAGGGGCCGTGTGTCCAGTCCTTGCCACGCGGCCCTCTGATCGCTGTCCGGCGCCTTGCGATCATGCAGATGGACGGCTCGATGGTCGAGTTGTCCGAGGGCGATTATTCCCTGCTGCACGACACGTTTCGGCCCGGTTTGCGCGCCAAGGGCGGGTTTCCGCAAATTCCGACCCATGGAAGCGTCCAGATCGACTTCGAGGCGGGCTATGGCCCGCAGTGGTCGGATGTGCCCGGCAGCCTGGCCCAGGCGGTTTTCATCCTGGCCGCGCATTTCTATGAGGCGCGGGATGGGCAGCAGTCGCGGGGCTTCCCGGCCCTGGTCCGCACGCTGATCTCGGCATTCCGGGATGTGCGGATATTCGGAGGGCGCCGGAAATGA
- a CDS encoding HK97 family phage prohead protease — protein sequence MTQSMDGPVAHAGLETKFCRFGTSESDGATAQGLEIEGYASLFGAVDQGNDIVDPGAYAASLTALAAAGRQVKMLWQHDPAQPIGVWDEVREDAKGLYVKGRLLPEIARGREAAELIAAGALDGLSIGYRTKRASKDAQGRRHLTEVELWEVSLVTFPMLPEARVGHKTSCLEDDWRSLAEALRAARLALGDQVPAETTSKRSEE from the coding sequence ATGACGCAATCCATGGACGGCCCAGTGGCACACGCTGGGCTGGAGACGAAGTTTTGCCGTTTCGGCACGTCGGAGAGCGACGGGGCGACGGCGCAGGGCCTCGAGATCGAGGGCTATGCCAGCCTGTTCGGGGCGGTGGACCAGGGCAACGACATCGTGGATCCGGGCGCTTATGCGGCGTCTCTGACGGCGCTCGCGGCGGCGGGACGGCAGGTCAAGATGCTGTGGCAGCACGATCCGGCCCAACCCATCGGGGTTTGGGACGAGGTGCGTGAGGATGCCAAGGGTCTGTATGTCAAGGGGCGCCTTCTGCCCGAGATCGCGCGGGGCCGCGAGGCTGCCGAGTTGATCGCGGCGGGTGCGCTCGATGGTCTTTCGATCGGGTATCGCACCAAGCGCGCGTCGAAGGACGCGCAGGGGCGGCGGCACCTGACGGAAGTGGAGCTTTGGGAGGTGTCGCTTGTGACCTTCCCGATGCTTCCCGAAGCGCGGGTCGGACACAAGACAAGCTGTCTTGAGGATGACTGGCGTTCGTTGGCGGAGGCGCTGCGTGCGGCCCGCCTGGCGCTGGGCGATCAGGTCCCGGCGGAAACGACTTCGAAAAGGAGTGAAGAATGA